A window from Balearica regulorum gibbericeps isolate bBalReg1 chromosome 1, bBalReg1.pri, whole genome shotgun sequence encodes these proteins:
- the JOSD1 gene encoding josephin-1 — protein sequence MEEKERCDKFQLKMSCMPWKGDKTKTESPEPPQLPPLHIYHEKQRRELCALHALNNVFQDSNAFTRETLQEIFQRLSPNTMVTPHKKSMLGNGNYDVNVIMAALQTKGYEAVWWDKRRDVNVIALSNVMGFIMNLPSSLCWGPLKLPLKRQHWICVREVGGTYYNLDSKLKVPEWIGGESELRKFLKHQLRGKNCELLLVVPEEVEAHQSWRADV from the exons atggaagaaaaggagcGATGTGATAAATTCCAGCTG AAAATGAGTTGCATGCCATGGAAGGGTGACAAGACCAAAACGGAATCACCAGAGCCACCCCAGCTACCACCACTGCATATTTACCATGAGAAGCAGCGTAGGGAGCTGTGTGCCCTCCATGCCCTCAACAATGTCTTCCAGGACAGCAACGCCTTCACTAGGGAAACCCTGCAGGAGATTTTTCAGAG GCTGTCTCCCAACACCATGGTGACGCCCCACAAGAAGAGCATGTTGGGAAATGGAAACTATGATGTGAACGTGATCATGGCAGCACTTCAGACCAAAGGCTATGAGGCGGTTTGGTGGGACAAGCGCAG GGATGTTAACGTCATTGCCCTGTCTAACGTGATGGGCTTCATCATGAATCTGCCCTCCAGCCTTTGCTGGGGCCCCTTGAAGCTCCCCCTCAAGCGACAGCACTGGATCTGCGTTCGGGAGGTGGGAGGCACCTACTACAACCTCGACTCCAAACTCAAGGTGCCCGAATGGATTGGAGGTGAAAGTGAGCTcag GAAATTTTTGAAACACCAGCTGAGAGGAAAGAACTGTGAACTCCTGCTGGTGGTGCCAGAGGAGGTGGAAGCACATCAGAGCTGGAGAGCTGACGTGTGA
- the CBY1 gene encoding protein chibby homolog 1, giving the protein MPLFGNTFSPKKTPPRKCASLSNLHLLDRSTREIELGLEYGIPTMNLAGQSLKFENGQWVAESGSFTGDHREMQRLRRRNQQLEEENNLLRLKVDILLDMLSETTAESHLMEKELEELKTRSRRRK; this is encoded by the exons ATGCCTCTCTTTGGGAACACCTTCAGCCCGAAGAAGACCCCCCCCAGGAAATGTGCCTCTCTCTCCAACCTGCACTTG CTGGATAGATCCACTCGTGAGATTGAGCTGGGCCTGGAGTATGGCATCCCCACCATGAACCTCGCTGGGCAGAGCCTGAAGTTTGAAAATGGCCAGTGGGTGGCAG aaTCAGGAAGCTTCACGGGGGATCACAGGGAAATGCAGCGCTTGCGCAGACGAAACCAGCAgctagaggaagaaaacaacctCCTTCGGCTGAAAGTGGATATTCTGCTGGATATG CTCTCCGAGACCACAGCCGAGTCCCACCTGatggagaaggagctggaggagctgaagACCCGCAGCCGGAGGAGGAAGTGA
- the TOMM22 gene encoding mitochondrial import receptor subunit TOM22 homolog has protein sequence MAAPASLSPEELLPKGGSGKAEELEDELEEEEDDDELDETLAERLWGLTEMFPESVRSAAGATFDLSLTVAQKMYRFSRAALWIGTTSFMILVLPVVFETEKLQMEQQQQLQQRQILLGPNTGLSGGMPGALPPLSGKI, from the exons ATGGCTGCCCCTGCGTCCCTGTCTCcggaggagctgctgcccaaGGGCGGCTCGGGCAAGGCCGAGGAGCTGGAGGacgagctggaggaggaggaggacgacgATGAG CTGGACGAGACGCTGGCCGAGAGGCTGTGGGGGCTGACGGAGATGTTCCCCGAGAGCGTCCGCTCGGCGGCCGGAGCCACCTTCGACCTGTCGCTGACCGTAGCGCAGAAGATGTACAG ATTCTCTAGGGCAGCTCTGTGGATTGGGACCACCTCCTTCATGATTCTGGTTCTTCCTGTCGTCTTTGAAACCGAAAAACTGCagatggagcagcagcagcagctgcagcagcgaCAG ATCCTACTCGGACCCAACACAGGGCTGTCGGGGGGAATGCCAGGGGCCCTGCCTCCGCTCTCtggaaaaatctaa